The nucleotide sequence CCAACGCTGGAAATGATTAACGAGCGCTTTGCCCGTTATACCCGCATCAGTATGTTTAATTTCTTGCGACGCAGTGCCGACGTTGCTTCAGGTGGCGTACAGATTATGAAGTTTGGTGAGTACGTACATACCCTGTATGTCCCTACCAGTCTGAATCTGGTGAAGATGCGCCCTTTACGCGGCACGGCTCTGTTTATTATGGACGCCAAGCTGGTGTTTAAGCTGGTGGATAACTTTTTTGGTGGTGATGGCCGTCACGCCAAAATTGAAGGACGTGAATTTACCCCCACCGAAGTGCGGGTAGTACAGCTGGTATTAAGTCAGATCTTCAGTGACATGATTGAAGCCTGGCAGCCGGTGATGGAAGTGGAATTTGAATACGTTGGTTCAGAAGTGAATCCGGCGATGGCCAATATTGTCAGCCCCAGTGAAGTGGTGGTGGTCAGTACCTTCCATATCGAACTCGATGGTGGTGGCGGCGATTTTCACATGACCATTCCGTATTCCATGATTGAGCCCATTCGTGAAGTGTTGGATGCCGGTGTTCAGAGTGATATCGACGATATTGATGAGCGTTGGACCCAGTCATTACGTGAAGACATTATGGACGCACCGGTTCCGGTGCATGGCACCTTGGTTGAGCGGGATATTACCCTGCGTGAAGTTGCTGAGTTAAAAGCCGGCGACGTGATTCCAGTGGATATGCCGGAAGAATTTACCTTAGAAGCCAATGGCATTCCGGTTTTTCGCGGAAAAATGGGCATCTCAAATGAAAACCTGGCGGTGAAAATCATCGATCAGTTAAAGCACAGACGGCGTTAATGGGGAGTAAATAATGAGTGATGACGACAATAAGGACCTGACGCCTGAAGATAATGATGCTGCGCCAGAAAATCCGGCAGCTGATACGGGGTCAGATGCTGATGCCATGGCGGACGCCGTTGCCAGTGGGGTAGAAGAAGCCTCCGGAGACGAAGCGTTGGCCGATGAGTGGGCCGCAGCGATGGAAGAGTCCGGCGATGGTGATGGCAGCGTTGAGGATGAATGGGCGGCGGCGATGGAAGAGGCCGGTGAAGGCGGCTCTGATGGTGGTGACGATGTGCAGGCGATGCCGCTGGACCCATTAGAAGACGAAGGGCAGCCACGCACCATTCCCGAAGATGGCCCGGAACTGGACGTCATTCTCGATATCCCGGTACGTATTTCGATGGAGGTTGGCTCCACTCAGATTCCAATCCGAAATTTATTACAACTGAACCAGGGGTCGGTGGTTGAGTTGGACCGTTTGGCCGGTGAACCATTGGATGTGATGGTAAACGGTACGTTAATCGCCCACGGTGAAGTGGTGATGGTGAACGATAAATTTGGTATCCGTTTAACCGATGTGGTGAGCCAGAGTGAACGTATTCAGCGCTTACGTTAAACCACGCCTGACGGCGATCACTGCAATTCTGTTTGGCTCGCTGCTGCCTCTGTTATCACTGGCCAGCGAAACCACTGAAGCAGCAGATAACAATCCATTGGCGCTTGACCCGATGGCGTCGGCTGGAAAAGTGGTGGTTTTTCTGGTGCTGATCATTGGCCTGATTTTATTGTTGGCCTGGTTAAGTGGTAAAAGCCGTAACTTTCCGCTGGCGGGTTTTTCAGTGTCAGATGCACCGCTGAAAACCATCGCCACACTGCCGCTGAGCATGAAAGAAAAAATTGCCGTGATTCAGGTGGGTGATAAGCAATTGGTGGTGGGCATCACACAGCAACAAATTACTTGTCTGGCTGAGCTGGATGAACCCTTGCCCGTGAATAATCCAACCCAGTCCCCGGCTTTTTCTGAGCTATTAAAAAAAGCGATTCGCTCATGAAAGCGCTGTGGTTATCGCTGGTTCTGATGCTGTCTTCGGTCATATTTTCTGCGCAGGCTACTGCCGCAGAGGGAGAGCCTGAGAAAAATTATCTGGGTATTCCGGCACTGATTTATCAGGCCAATGACTCCGGTGGTGAATACAGCATCAGTATTCAGATTTTAGCCATCATGACTGTGCTGACGGTGTTACCGTCACTGCTGATTATGATGACGTCTTTCACCCGGATTATTGTGGTGATGGCGATTTTGCGTCAGGCACTGGGTTTGCAACAAACGCCTTCCAACCAGATTATTCTCGGTCTGTCTCTGTTCCTGACACTGTTTATTATGATGCCGGTGTTTCGGGTGATTAATGTGGAAGCGGTTCAGCCGTATCTGGCGGAAACCATTACACCATTAGAAGCCGCCGAACGGGCTCTGAAACCCATACATGAATTTATGTTGTCACAGACCCGTGAAACGGATCTGAACTTATTTGTCCGTATCAGTGGGGAGCAGAATATTGCCACTCCGGACGAAACCCCCATTCATATTTTAATTCCGGCGTTTATCACCAGCGAATTAAAAACGGCGTTTCAGATTGGTTTTCTGATTTTTATTCCCTTTTTAATTATTGATCTGGTGGTCGCCAGTATCCTGATGGCCATGGGTATGATGATGCTGTCGCCGATTATTATTTCTTTGCCATTTAAGATCATGTTGTTTGTATTAATTGATGGTTGGGCACTCATCATGGGCACCCTGGCGAATAGCTTTGGCACTGTCTGAATGAAAGCGCATAGCGGGAGAGTAAGCGGATGACACCCACTGAAATAGGCGATTTATTTACCCACGCGCTGTATATCGTCCTGATTATTGTGGTGGTGATGATTGTTCCGAGTCTGATTATCGGCCTGGTGGTCAGCACCTTTCAGGCAGCCACACAGATTAACGAACAAACCCTGAGTTTTTTGCCTCGTTTGGTGGTGACGCTTTTAGCCATTATTGGTTTTGGCCCGTGGGCGGTGGCCATGGTGTTGGATTTTACCCGCCAGATTTACATGAACATTCCTTTTATTATTGGCTGACGGAAAAGCACGATGCTGGAAGTAGACCCGCTTGATGTCAGCCACTGGATCAGTCGATACCTTTATCCGTTTGCCCGTATCGCCGGGTTATTGATGGTGATGCCTCTGGTTGGCAGTCGTATGGTATCCCAGCGGGTGCGGATTTTTTTAGCGGTTGCTATCACCTTGGCGGTCGTGCCTGTTTTGCCTCCAATGCCTAAAGTCGACGCTATCTCCTTGGCGTCGTTTATTATTATTCTGCAACAAATGCTGATTGGCATTGCATTGGGTTTTATCGTTGAAATGCTGACCCAGGTCTATGTGATTGCAGGTCAGTTAATTGCGATGCAAACCGGTTTGGGTATTGCGACGACAGTTGACCCCAGCCAGGGGGCATCCGTTGTGGTGATTTCTCAATGGTTTTTATTCCTCGTCAGCCTGGTGTTTATTTCGCTGAATGGCCACCTGGTATTAATTGAAATCTTAATCGATAGCTTCACCACGTTTCCGGTGTCGATGCAGGGGTTTGGTGCGGAAGATTTTGGTTTGATCGTGCGCTGGAGTGGCTGGATGTTTTCGGCTGCACTGGTGATTGCCTTGCCTGCGATTGCCGCACTGTTGGTGGTTAACCTGGCCTTTGGTGTAATGACCCGGGCTGCCCCACAGTTGAATATTTTTGCCTTAGGTTTCCCTGTGACCATGATTGTGGGTTTGTTTGTTATGTGGCTCAGTGTTGGCGAAATGGCGACAGGTTTTCAGGCGCAAATGGATACCCTGTTTGAATTCATGAAAAAGCTGACGCTGCAGTAGGTCGTTATGGCAGAAGAAGATTCCAGTCAGGAAAAAACCGAAGAACCCACGGAGCGAAGGCTCCAGAAATCCCGTGAAGAAGGTCAGGTTCCGCGATCCAAAGAACTGGCCACCACTTTGGTGTTGGTGATTGGTGCGTTGGGTTTATTGGCCTTTGGCCCCTGGATGGCAGACCATATCAATACAATTGCGCGTTTCAGTTTCAGTCTTGAGCGCGAAGCCTTATTTGATACCCGTATTATGTCAAATCACCTGGGTGCAGCGTTATGGGAAGCCACACTGGCACTGACGCCCTGGCTGATTCTGGTGTTAATTGCCGCGTTCGCGGGGCCTCTGGGCGTAGGGGGCTGGTTATTTTCAACCAAAGCCATTACCCCAAAACTGGATCGTTTAAATCCCCTCAGTGGACTTAAACGCATGTTTTCGATGAATTCGCTGGTGGAGCTGGTTAAGGCCTGGGCCAAAGTGCTGGTGGTGGGTGCGGTTGCTGTGGCGGTTTTGCTGTTCTCGTTTGATTACATCATGGGCATTAAACACGAGCCCACGGAACTGGCAATTATGCACACCATCGACACCATTATCTGGGCGGTGATTTTTTTATGTTTATCCACCATCTTAATTGCCATTGCTGATGTCCCCTGGCAGGTGTACAGCCATACCAAAAAACTGCGGATGTCGATGCAGGAGATCAAAGACGAATACAAAGAGACCGAAGGTAAGCCGGAAGTTAAAAGTAAAATTCGCCAGCTGCAGCGCGAAGTCGCCCAGCGTCGCATGATGGCCGATGTGCCGGATGCCGATGTGGTGATTACCAACCCAACCCATTATTCCGTGGCATTAAAATACGCTGCGGAATCCATGCAGGCGCCGATACTGGTGGCGAAGGGCAGTGATCAGGTTGCTCTGAAAATCCGTGAAATTGCCAAAGAGCATAACGTTGCCCAAATGCAGGCACCGCCGCTGGCGCGGGCGTTATTTACCCACGCCAAGGTGGGGGAGGAAATTCCCGAAGGTTTATACGTTGCCGTGGCACAGGTACTGGCTTACGTCTTCCAGATGGATCAGTTTGTTAAAGGCAGTGGTCCGAAACCAGAGCGCAAGCCGGATATGCCGATTCCGAGAGACCTGCGTGTGGACCCGGATGGCAGTTCTCCCAATTAAATTTTCGGATTGTTCGATTTAGGAAAGCTTCTTGCACTAACTGTAAAACTGATGATTTTTTGACACATTTTTACAGAATGTTTTACACAGACAGAGAGTGCACATGGCGGTAGCTTCCAAACAACAGGTAACAGGCCAACTCAAACAGGCCGCCAGCTTGTTGGCACAAGGTAATTTAGGCATTCCGATTATGGTGTTGGTGCTGCTGGGTATGATGACCCTGCCACTGCCACCTTTTATGCTGGATATGTTTTTCACCTTTAACATCACCTTATCCATTGTGGTGTTACTGGTGAGTGTTTACGCTCAGCGTCCCCTCGATTTTGCGGTTTTCCCCACCATTCTTCTGGTTGCAACCTTGTTACGTCTGGCACTAAACGTGGCCTCAACACGGGTGGTGTTGTTGTACGGCCACGAAGGTGGCGATGCGGCTGGTAAAGTGATCGAAGCCTTTGGTGAAGTTCTGATTGGTGGTAACTACGCCGTGGGTCTGGTGGTGTTTACCATTCTGGTGATCATCAACTTTGTGGTGGTGACCAAAGGCGCTGGCCGTGTTTCGGAAGTAAGTGCGCGTTTCACATTGGATGCCATGCCCGGTAAACAAATGGCGATTGATGCGGACTTAAACGCGGGTTTAATCGAAGCGGATGAAGCCAAAAAACGCCGTGGTGATATCGCTGCCGAAGCTGACTTTTATGGTTCGATGGACGGTGCCAGTAAGTTTGTTAAAGGTGATGCCGTCGCCGGTATTTTGATTCTGATTATCAACGTGGTGGGTGGTCTGGCGATTGGTATGAGCCAACATTCTCTGGGCTTTGGTGATGCGATTTCTGCATACAGTTTATTAGCCATTGGTGATGGTCTGGTGGCGCAGATTCCATCGCTGTTACTGTCAACCGCCACCGCCATTATGGTCACCCGTAACAGCAGTGATGAAGGCATGGGGGATCAGGTGGTGGGCCAGATGTTTGGCTCTTCACGCACCCTGGGCGTGACATCTGGTTTGCTGTTTCTGATGGGCATTGTACCGGGTATGCCACATCTGGTATTTCTCAGTGCCGCTGCGGCATGTGGTATAGCCGCGTATTTTTCCCACTGGAAAACCGAAGGTGGCAAGCTGGGTGATGCCATTGCTCAGCGTTTGGGCGGACAGCCTAAAGTCGCCGCCGCTACCGAAGGGGCTGAACCCGGTAATGCGCTGGCCGCGCCTCAACAGCAGGCTGAAGCCGCCATTAAACAAATGGAAGTGAAAGAGCTGGGCTGGGATGACGTCGAGCCGGTGGACCGTGTGGGGCTGGAAGTGGGCTATCGCCTGATCCCATTGGTGGATAAAAACCAAGGTGGCCAGCTGCTGAATCGCATTAAAGGCGTGCGGCGTAAACTCTCTCAGGATCTGGGCTTCCTGATGCCGTCTGTGCATATCCGCGACAACCTCGATCTGATGCCCAATCAATACCGCGTGACCTTGATGGGCGTGACATTGGCGGAAGCTGAAATTTATCCGGAGCGGGAACTGGCGATTAATCCGGGTCAGGTGTTTGGCAAGATCGATGGTCTGGCGACTCAGGACCCGGCGTTTGGTCTGGAAGCCTTCTGGATTGATGCGGAACAAAAAGACCGGGCGCAAACACTGGGCTACACCGTGGTTGATGCCAGTACGGTGGTGGCGACTCATATCAACCAGAAATTACAAAAACACGCGCATGAATTAATTGGCCATGAAGACGTTCAGAAGCTGGTGGATATGCTGGCGAAAACCTCTCCGAAACTGGCCGAAGAACTAGTGCCAAATACTGTTAGCATCAGCCAGTTACTCAATGTCTTACAGACGTTGCTGAAGGATGGTGTACCGGTACGTGATCTGCGCTCTATCGCCGAGTCTTTGGCGAATATGGGCGGTCAGAGTCAAGATACCGCCGCCATGGTCAGTGCTGCCCGCCTGTCATTAGCCCGCATGATCGTCCAGAGTGTCTTTGGCAGCGAGGATGAGCTGCCGGTAATCACCTTAGAACCTCAACTGGAACAGTTGTTGCTTAAGACACTACAGCAGAGTGCTCAGCAAGGTGCACAGTATGGCCTGATCCTAGAGCCAGGCATGGCAGAAACGTTACAGCGTTCTCTGGCTGATGCGGCACAGGAGCAAGAGATGGCAGGTCGTCCGGCGGTGTTATTGGTGACATCACAATTACGGGCGGCAATGGCGGAATTTATCCGTAATGGCATCGAGGCATTAACCGTGTTGGCGTATCAGGAAATACCGGATAACAAGAGTATTACCATCGTTGCTAACGTGGGCGCTCAGAACAATTAATTTTTTACCGACAGCCATCAGCCGGTTGCTGATATCAACATAATTAACGGGGTTGGATAATGAAAGTGAAACGCTTTGTTGCTGCCAATATGCAGCTTGCCCTACGCAAGGTTTCTCAGGAATTGGGAGCCGATGCGGTGATTATGTCGAGCAAAAAAGTGGCTGAAGGGTTTGAAGTCGTGGCGGCGCTGGATTATCAATCAGGGGCATCGGAAGAAAACCCGGATGTCGCCCGTCAGCTGGAATTACAGCGCGAGCTGGAAGCGGTAAAAGCCAGTCGTGAAGTGACGTCAGATGGACATGCTTCTGATGAGCAATCTTTGGACAAACAGCAACGACTTCAGTACGCCCGTTCTTCGGATGTCAGCTCAGCAGAAGGGCTGAAAGATGTGTTGCAGGGGCTGAAGCAGAAAAGCTACAGCAATACCTCTCAGCGCCCGGCTCAGGCATCGGCTTCCTCTTCATCACCGGCTTCAACACAAGACTCGGTTAAGCCAGCTGCTGATCTGAGTGCAGTGCAGTCATTGGGGGAGCGGGTTAAAGCCTCCGAAGCACGTTATGGCAATGCCATGAGCGCCATGAGTGATGAGTTACGTGAACTAAAAAACTGGATGGTCAGCCATCAGGGCAGCGCCTGGGATACTGGCCGTCCTCTGACCTGGCAGCAGTCTCAGTTATGGCAGCGTTGTCAGGATGTGGGTCTGGAGCCGGCCTGGGCTGATCGCATTGCCAGCCAGATTGATGATGGTCAAGCGATGGAACAAGCCTGGCAACAGGCATTGAAATTAATCGCAGCCGATTTACCTGTTGCGCCACCTCAACTGCTGGAAGAAGGCGGACGTTACGCTTTGGTAGGGCCAACCGGGGCGGGCAAAACCACCACCATTGGTAAACTGGCGGCGCAGTTTGTGATTCATCACGGCGCTGATTCGGTCGCACTGATCACGCTGGACAATTATCGTGTCGCAGCCCACGACCAGATCAGCACCTTCTCACGTTTGTTAGGCGTGACACTGCACAAAGTTCACAACGAAAAAGAACTCAAAAATGCGCTGCTGAAAACCCAGGATAAAAAGCTGGTGTTGGTGGATAGTGCGGGATTAGCCAGTCAGGACGCACATTTTCAGACACAATTGTCTATGCTTAAACGAGCGGGCTCTGGCCTGAAGAAATTGTTGGTACTGCCACTGACCAGTCAGGGGCGTTGCCTGCAGGAAAATTATGAACATTTTAAAGCAGCTGGCCTGGTTGGCTGCGTATTTACCAAACTGGATGAGTGTTTCAGCCTGGGCCCTGCGATGAGTGTAGCGGCCTTGACCCAGCTGCCCGTCACCATTGTTACCGATGGGCCGCATATTCCGGATGATGTGCATTACCCGGAAGCGGATAAGCTGGTAAAACTGGCCGAACAAATGGCCCGTATGGCGCGTACCCGCTGGCAAGCGGCGGAAGCCATGCATCTGGCGACTCAATCCCGTTTTCAACAAGGAGCATAATCGGATATGTCGAGGCATCCCGTACAAGTGATCGCTGTCACCGGTGGTAAAGGCGGCGTGGGCAAAAGTAATGTATCGGTGAACCTGGCTATTTCGCTGGCTGAGATGGGCCGTCGTGTGGTGGTACTGGATGCCGATCTGGGCCTGGCCAATATTGATATTCTGTTAGGCATCAGCTCAACCAAAACCATTGAAAACGTGTTGCAGGGTGAGTGCGAGTTACGTGATGTGATGGTGAGAGGGCCGGGTGGAATCCGTATTGTTCCGGCGTCTTCTGGTACGCAAAAACTGTCGCAATTAAATGCGATGGAACATGCGGGCCTGATTCAGGCATTCAGCGATATCGGTGATGATATTGACGTATTGATTGTTGATACCGCCGCGGGCATCTCGGATACAGTGATGAGTTTTGTTCGCGCTGCGCAGGAAGTGCTGATGGTGGTAACGGATGAACCCACTTCCATCACCGATGCCTACGCACAAATCAAATTACTGAACCGGGATTACGGTGTGTTCCGGTTCCGTATCATTGCCAACATGGTGAAGTCTCCCCAGGAAGGTAATGCGTTATTCGGTAAGCTGACGAAAGTGACGGATCGTTTTCTCGATGTTGCCATGCAGTACGTTGGCGCGATTCCTCAGGATGATGCCATCAAACGTGCGGTACAGCGCCAGAAAGCCGTGGTGGATGCTTACCCTCGGGCAAAAGCGTCGACGGCATTTAAAGCGTTGGCGAAAAAAGTGGATTCCTGGCCATTGCCAGCGACACCGCGTGGTCATCTGGAATTTTTTGTTGATCGGCTGGTGCAGGAAACAGAGGCTTGATTTGTGTCTGCTGGAAGTTGTCTGGTGTATAGCGAAGTTCAGAATAATAATGTCGACGAATTGATTCGTCAGCATGCACCGCTGGTAAAACGTATTGCCCATCATATGCTGGGGCGTTTACCAGACAGTGTGCAGGTGGATGATCTGATTCAGTCGGGCATGATTGGTTTGCTCGAAGCGGCGCGTAAATACGATGGCGGCAAAGGTGCCAGCTTTGAAACTTATGCCGGTATTCGTATTCGTGGTGCCATGCTGGACGAAATTCGTCGTGGCGATTGGGCACCCCGTTCGGTGCACCGTAACAGCCGCCGTATTTCCGATGC is from Bacterioplanoides sp. SCSIO 12839 and encodes:
- the fliM gene encoding flagellar motor switch protein FliM, which gives rise to MQDLLSQDEIDALLHGVDDGDIEPEEDIDETGVKNYDLTSNDRIVRGRMPTLEMINERFARYTRISMFNFLRRSADVASGGVQIMKFGEYVHTLYVPTSLNLVKMRPLRGTALFIMDAKLVFKLVDNFFGGDGRHAKIEGREFTPTEVRVVQLVLSQIFSDMIEAWQPVMEVEFEYVGSEVNPAMANIVSPSEVVVVSTFHIELDGGGGDFHMTIPYSMIEPIREVLDAGVQSDIDDIDERWTQSLREDIMDAPVPVHGTLVERDITLREVAELKAGDVIPVDMPEEFTLEANGIPVFRGKMGISNENLAVKIIDQLKHRRR
- the fliR gene encoding flagellar biosynthetic protein FliR, which encodes MLEVDPLDVSHWISRYLYPFARIAGLLMVMPLVGSRMVSQRVRIFLAVAITLAVVPVLPPMPKVDAISLASFIIILQQMLIGIALGFIVEMLTQVYVIAGQLIAMQTGLGIATTVDPSQGASVVVISQWFLFLVSLVFISLNGHLVLIEILIDSFTTFPVSMQGFGAEDFGLIVRWSGWMFSAALVIALPAIAALLVVNLAFGVMTRAAPQLNIFALGFPVTMIVGLFVMWLSVGEMATGFQAQMDTLFEFMKKLTLQ
- the flhB gene encoding flagellar biosynthesis protein FlhB; translation: MAEEDSSQEKTEEPTERRLQKSREEGQVPRSKELATTLVLVIGALGLLAFGPWMADHINTIARFSFSLEREALFDTRIMSNHLGAALWEATLALTPWLILVLIAAFAGPLGVGGWLFSTKAITPKLDRLNPLSGLKRMFSMNSLVELVKAWAKVLVVGAVAVAVLLFSFDYIMGIKHEPTELAIMHTIDTIIWAVIFLCLSTILIAIADVPWQVYSHTKKLRMSMQEIKDEYKETEGKPEVKSKIRQLQREVAQRRMMADVPDADVVITNPTHYSVALKYAAESMQAPILVAKGSDQVALKIREIAKEHNVAQMQAPPLARALFTHAKVGEEIPEGLYVAVAQVLAYVFQMDQFVKGSGPKPERKPDMPIPRDLRVDPDGSSPN
- the flhA gene encoding flagellar biosynthesis protein FlhA; this encodes MAVASKQQVTGQLKQAASLLAQGNLGIPIMVLVLLGMMTLPLPPFMLDMFFTFNITLSIVVLLVSVYAQRPLDFAVFPTILLVATLLRLALNVASTRVVLLYGHEGGDAAGKVIEAFGEVLIGGNYAVGLVVFTILVIINFVVVTKGAGRVSEVSARFTLDAMPGKQMAIDADLNAGLIEADEAKKRRGDIAAEADFYGSMDGASKFVKGDAVAGILILIINVVGGLAIGMSQHSLGFGDAISAYSLLAIGDGLVAQIPSLLLSTATAIMVTRNSSDEGMGDQVVGQMFGSSRTLGVTSGLLFLMGIVPGMPHLVFLSAAAACGIAAYFSHWKTEGGKLGDAIAQRLGGQPKVAAATEGAEPGNALAAPQQQAEAAIKQMEVKELGWDDVEPVDRVGLEVGYRLIPLVDKNQGGQLLNRIKGVRRKLSQDLGFLMPSVHIRDNLDLMPNQYRVTLMGVTLAEAEIYPERELAINPGQVFGKIDGLATQDPAFGLEAFWIDAEQKDRAQTLGYTVVDASTVVATHINQKLQKHAHELIGHEDVQKLVDMLAKTSPKLAEELVPNTVSISQLLNVLQTLLKDGVPVRDLRSIAESLANMGGQSQDTAAMVSAARLSLARMIVQSVFGSEDELPVITLEPQLEQLLLKTLQQSAQQGAQYGLILEPGMAETLQRSLADAAQEQEMAGRPAVLLVTSQLRAAMAEFIRNGIEALTVLAYQEIPDNKSITIVANVGAQNN
- a CDS encoding flagellar biosynthetic protein FliQ; the protein is MTPTEIGDLFTHALYIVLIIVVVMIVPSLIIGLVVSTFQAATQINEQTLSFLPRLVVTLLAIIGFGPWAVAMVLDFTRQIYMNIPFIIG
- a CDS encoding MinD/ParA family protein; translation: MSRHPVQVIAVTGGKGGVGKSNVSVNLAISLAEMGRRVVVLDADLGLANIDILLGISSTKTIENVLQGECELRDVMVRGPGGIRIVPASSGTQKLSQLNAMEHAGLIQAFSDIGDDIDVLIVDTAAGISDTVMSFVRAAQEVLMVVTDEPTSITDAYAQIKLLNRDYGVFRFRIIANMVKSPQEGNALFGKLTKVTDRFLDVAMQYVGAIPQDDAIKRAVQRQKAVVDAYPRAKASTAFKALAKKVDSWPLPATPRGHLEFFVDRLVQETEA
- the fliP gene encoding flagellar type III secretion system pore protein FliP (The bacterial flagellar biogenesis protein FliP forms a type III secretion system (T3SS)-type pore required for flagellar assembly.), translated to MKALWLSLVLMLSSVIFSAQATAAEGEPEKNYLGIPALIYQANDSGGEYSISIQILAIMTVLTVLPSLLIMMTSFTRIIVVMAILRQALGLQQTPSNQIILGLSLFLTLFIMMPVFRVINVEAVQPYLAETITPLEAAERALKPIHEFMLSQTRETDLNLFVRISGEQNIATPDETPIHILIPAFITSELKTAFQIGFLIFIPFLIIDLVVASILMAMGMMMLSPIIISLPFKIMLFVLIDGWALIMGTLANSFGTV
- the fliN gene encoding flagellar motor switch protein FliN; translated protein: MSDDDNKDLTPEDNDAAPENPAADTGSDADAMADAVASGVEEASGDEALADEWAAAMEESGDGDGSVEDEWAAAMEEAGEGGSDGGDDVQAMPLDPLEDEGQPRTIPEDGPELDVILDIPVRISMEVGSTQIPIRNLLQLNQGSVVELDRLAGEPLDVMVNGTLIAHGEVVMVNDKFGIRLTDVVSQSERIQRLR
- the flhF gene encoding flagellar biosynthesis protein FlhF, which produces MKVKRFVAANMQLALRKVSQELGADAVIMSSKKVAEGFEVVAALDYQSGASEENPDVARQLELQRELEAVKASREVTSDGHASDEQSLDKQQRLQYARSSDVSSAEGLKDVLQGLKQKSYSNTSQRPAQASASSSSPASTQDSVKPAADLSAVQSLGERVKASEARYGNAMSAMSDELRELKNWMVSHQGSAWDTGRPLTWQQSQLWQRCQDVGLEPAWADRIASQIDDGQAMEQAWQQALKLIAADLPVAPPQLLEEGGRYALVGPTGAGKTTTIGKLAAQFVIHHGADSVALITLDNYRVAAHDQISTFSRLLGVTLHKVHNEKELKNALLKTQDKKLVLVDSAGLASQDAHFQTQLSMLKRAGSGLKKLLVLPLTSQGRCLQENYEHFKAAGLVGCVFTKLDECFSLGPAMSVAALTQLPVTIVTDGPHIPDDVHYPEADKLVKLAEQMARMARTRWQAAEAMHLATQSRFQQGA
- the fliO gene encoding flagellar biosynthetic protein FliO — protein: MNVFSAYVKPRLTAITAILFGSLLPLLSLASETTEAADNNPLALDPMASAGKVVVFLVLIIGLILLLAWLSGKSRNFPLAGFSVSDAPLKTIATLPLSMKEKIAVIQVGDKQLVVGITQQQITCLAELDEPLPVNNPTQSPAFSELLKKAIRS